In Hamadaea flava, a genomic segment contains:
- a CDS encoding carbohydrate ABC transporter permease has translation MKHGKWPLLATFLLPPLALYAYFVISPYAQTFVISTTDWHGLSRNYNVVGLDNFKRLWNDEHIWNALLHNLWLLLLLPVVTILLGLFLATMLNVGGRSGRITGVWGASVYKLIYFAPQMLSVAVIGVLWTEVYNPRSGLLNAGLRAIGLDGLAQIWLGDPDVALAAVIAVMVWSNVGFYVVLFGAAMQSVPKDIYEAAALDGASRFATMFKITVPLLWDTIQVAWVYLAIIAMDSFALVQIMTRGGPSFSTDVIGERVYDVSFGDSQFGYGSAIGVVMFFLTLTITIVALRLTRRERIELS, from the coding sequence GTGAAGCACGGGAAATGGCCGCTCTTGGCGACCTTCCTGCTGCCCCCGTTGGCGCTGTACGCGTACTTCGTGATCTCCCCGTACGCGCAGACCTTCGTCATCTCCACGACGGACTGGCACGGGCTCTCACGGAACTACAACGTCGTCGGGCTCGACAACTTCAAGCGACTGTGGAACGACGAGCACATCTGGAACGCGCTGCTGCACAACCTGTGGCTGCTCCTGCTGCTGCCCGTCGTGACGATCCTGCTCGGGCTGTTCCTGGCCACGATGCTCAACGTCGGCGGGCGCAGCGGCCGGATCACCGGCGTGTGGGGCGCGTCGGTCTACAAGCTGATCTACTTCGCGCCCCAGATGCTGTCGGTCGCCGTCATCGGCGTGCTGTGGACCGAGGTCTACAACCCCCGGTCGGGCCTGCTCAACGCGGGACTGCGGGCGATCGGCCTGGACGGCCTGGCACAGATCTGGCTCGGCGACCCCGACGTGGCACTGGCGGCCGTGATAGCCGTCATGGTCTGGTCGAACGTCGGCTTCTACGTCGTGCTGTTCGGCGCGGCGATGCAGTCGGTGCCCAAGGACATCTACGAGGCCGCCGCGCTCGACGGAGCCAGCCGGTTCGCCACCATGTTCAAGATCACCGTCCCGCTGCTGTGGGACACCATCCAGGTCGCCTGGGTGTACCTGGCCATCATCGCGATGGACTCGTTCGCCCTGGTCCAGATCATGACCCGGGGCGGGCCCAGCTTCTCCACCGACGTCATCGGCGAGCGCGTGTACGACGTGTCCTTCGGGGACTCGCAGTTCGGCTACGGCTCGGCCATCGGCGTGGTCATGTTCTTCCTGACCCTCACCATCACCATCGTCGCGCTGCGACTGACCCGCCGCGAGAGGATCGAGCTGTCGTGA
- the ngcE gene encoding N-acetylglucosamine/diacetylchitobiose ABC transporter substrate-binding protein: MSAQDLTRRAVLRAGAGAAAVAGSAGLLSGCALGDDEPETKSDKYEGTKSDKNPLGVKEDAPLEIVIFNGGFGEDYAKAHEAMYKETYPKAEIKHSAVVEINKTLQPRFVDGTPPDFINDSGAGQIPLGDLVAQNQLADLTPLLDAPSLDVPGKKVRDTLLPGAVASGTFGEGVYALNYAYSVYGIWYSRKLFADKGWAYPKTWDEHIALCKTIKAAGIAPWTYAGKHPRYFSWAVLSTAIKLGGNSVALAIDNLEPNAWTSDAMKTAADAWYQIVKDKYILEGTPGLDHKQSQAEWCKGKAAMIPNGSWLESEQKDVTPAGFNMSVAPTPSLGAGDKLPFEAIRGTAGEPFIVPAKAKNERGGLEYMRHMLSMKGAKDFTTKVSSLTIVAGSTDGVTLPPGLSSVADALKASGTNGFNWVYPVYYRKLERNLVDAACGDFFSGRTTPDEFLKACQKGADEIAADSSFKKYKRTA, translated from the coding sequence ATGTCTGCACAGGATCTGACCCGCCGCGCGGTACTGCGCGCCGGCGCGGGCGCGGCGGCGGTCGCCGGATCGGCGGGCCTGCTCTCCGGCTGCGCGCTCGGTGACGACGAGCCCGAGACCAAGTCCGACAAGTACGAGGGCACCAAGAGCGACAAGAACCCGCTCGGCGTCAAGGAAGACGCCCCGCTCGAGATCGTCATCTTCAACGGCGGCTTCGGCGAGGACTACGCCAAGGCGCACGAGGCGATGTACAAGGAGACCTACCCGAAGGCGGAGATCAAGCACTCCGCCGTCGTGGAGATCAACAAGACCCTCCAGCCGCGGTTCGTCGACGGCACCCCGCCGGACTTCATCAACGACTCCGGCGCGGGCCAGATCCCGCTGGGCGACCTCGTCGCGCAGAACCAGCTCGCCGACCTGACCCCGCTGCTCGACGCGCCCAGCCTCGACGTGCCGGGCAAGAAGGTCCGCGACACCCTGCTGCCCGGCGCGGTCGCGTCCGGCACCTTCGGCGAAGGCGTGTACGCGCTCAACTACGCCTACAGCGTCTACGGCATCTGGTACTCCCGGAAGCTGTTCGCCGACAAGGGCTGGGCGTACCCGAAGACCTGGGACGAGCACATCGCGCTGTGCAAGACCATCAAGGCCGCCGGCATCGCCCCGTGGACCTACGCCGGCAAGCACCCGCGCTACTTCAGCTGGGCGGTGCTGTCGACGGCCATCAAGCTCGGCGGCAACTCCGTCGCGCTGGCCATCGACAACCTCGAGCCGAACGCGTGGACCTCGGACGCGATGAAGACCGCCGCCGACGCCTGGTACCAGATCGTCAAGGACAAGTACATCCTCGAAGGCACCCCCGGCCTGGACCACAAGCAGTCCCAGGCCGAGTGGTGCAAGGGCAAGGCGGCCATGATCCCCAACGGGTCGTGGCTGGAGAGCGAGCAGAAGGACGTCACCCCGGCCGGCTTCAACATGTCGGTCGCGCCGACGCCCAGCCTCGGCGCCGGCGACAAGCTGCCGTTCGAGGCCATCCGCGGCACCGCCGGCGAGCCGTTCATCGTGCCCGCCAAGGCCAAGAACGAGCGCGGCGGCCTCGAGTACATGCGGCACATGCTGTCGATGAAGGGCGCCAAGGACTTCACCACGAAGGTGTCCAGCCTGACGATCGTGGCCGGCTCCACCGACGGCGTCACCCTGCCGCCGGGCCTGTCCTCAGTGGCCGACGCGCTCAAGGCGTCCGGCACCAACGGCTTCAACTGGGTGTACCCGGTGTACTACCGCAAGCTGGAGCGCAACCTGGTCGACGCCGCGTGCGGCGACTTCTTCTCCGGGCGTACCACCCCGGACGAGTTCCTCAAGGCCTGTCAGAAGGGCGCCGACGAGATCGCCGCCGACAGCTCCTTCAAGAAGTACAAGCGCACCGCGTGA